The Toxorhynchites rutilus septentrionalis strain SRP chromosome 3, ASM2978413v1, whole genome shotgun sequence genome includes a region encoding these proteins:
- the LOC129776901 gene encoding reticulocalbin-2 yields the protein MAKHTLHLVLLYGALVSISLAATTHKHGHHATGSKERLEDGSYAPRDAHHMEGDEHHSEFDHEAILGSVKEAEEFDTLSPEESKRRLAQLVLKMDLNSDGFIDRHELKAWILRSFKSLLEEEATDRFEDLDLNQDDAVSWDEYYMETYGMDSEDEESQKMDVSDPSKEEERKLMADDKEMFEAADNNKDGKLDPSEFVLFISPEEFPQMFSVVLKQTMRNKDTNKDGKIDFQEYVAEQSRDHDKEWLITEKDRFDNDFDKDGDGYLNGNEVLSWILPSNDEVAEDEASHLFASSDEDHDDRLSYQEIIDKYDVFVGSEATDYGDHLHNIHHFEDEL from the exons ATGGCAAAACATACCCTCCATCTAGTGCTTCTGTACGGGGCGCTAGTGAGCATCTCGCTTGCCGCGACCACGCACAAACACGGTCACCATGCTACGGGATCCAAAGAAAGGCTGGAGGACGGCAGCTATGCTCCCCGAGATGCTCATCATATGGAAGGAGACGAACATCACTCTGAATTCGATCACGAGGCCATTCTTGGTAGTGTAAAGGAGGCGGAGGAATTCGATACTCTCTCTCCGGAGGAATCCAAGCGCCGATTGGCGCAGTTAGTTCTCAAAATGGATCTAAACTCGGATGGGTTCATTGACCGACACGAGCTGAAGGCATGGATATTGCGTTCGTTCAAAAGTTTACTCGAGGAGGAAGCCACTGACAGGTTTGAGGATTTGGACTTGAATCAAGACGATGCCGTTAGTTGGGATGAGTACTACATGGAGACGTACGGAATGGACAGCGAGGACGAGGAATCGCAGAAGATGGATGTGTCAGACCCAAGcaaagaggaagagaggaaaCTGATGGCTGACGACAAAGAAATGTTTGAAGCAGCCGATAACAATAAGGACGGAAAATTAGATCCATCCGAGTTCGTCCTGTTCATTTCCCCAGAAGAATTCCCTCAAATGTTTTCAGTTGTTCTGAAGCAAACTATGCGCAACAAAGACACCAATAAAGATGGGAAGATTGACTTCCAGGAGTATGTTGCAGAACAATCCAGAGATCACGACAAGGAATGGCTGATTACCGAAAAGGATCGCTTTGACAATGATTTTGATAAGGATGGTGACGGatatttgaatggaaatgaagtTTTATCGTGGATCCTACCCAGCAACGA tgaAGTGGCAGAGGACGAAGCATCTCATTTGTTTGCTTCTTCTGATGAAGATCACGATGATCGTCTTTCCTACCAGGAGATTATCGACAAATACGATGTGTTTGTTGGTAGCGAGGCCACCGATTATGGCGATCATCTGCATAACATTCACCATTTCGAAGATGAGCTATAA